Genomic segment of Thermogemmatispora onikobensis:
TATAATGGAAACTAAGGTGATCTGCTATGGCTATCACTTCCTTCCTGGTCGGTGAGGAGGAGACCCCGATGGGAGCGCGTTTTCGTACCCCCAGGGCGCTGCGCAGAAACGAGGAGGCGCTGGCTGTTCCCAGGCTGATGGTCGCTGGGGCCGGGCTGCTGAATGAGACGGAGGAGCTGCCCGGAACGGTTTGCTATGATCTGGCTGAAGAGTATCTGGCCAGGCTCGATGCCTGCTATCAGCGGCTGAGCAAAGAGCATGCCCATCTGCGCCGGCGCCTGGCTTTAACGCATCGCCTGGTGGTGGGGGTGTTGCCAATGAGTATGCTCTCCCTGGGTCTGGCCCTGGCCGGTCTCTTGCTGGCCCTGCCTCTGGAATGGAGCATCGGGGCAGCCTCGCTGGCGGTGGTGCTCACGCTGCTACTGCTGCGCTTCCATCAGCGCTCTCAGCGCGAGCTGGAGGAGCATCTGCAACAGCTGCATGAGCTGTATGCGGCCTATCTGGAATGCTTCCGGGCCTATGAGGTGGCTGACGTTCAGCAACGTGGGGAGGCTCTTGCTTCTCTGTTTGAGCACTGGGTGGGGCCGCATCAGCCCCCTCGCTCGTGTGAGTAATATATGTTTTCTATTGTTTTTACCTAGAACATAAAACAATATATGATATGAGTAGTAAGCGATCCTGTGCCGGGTTGGGGGGCTGGTATGCGTGATCACTCGGCAGAGCAGGGAGCGGGCCCGTCCGAGGAGGCTGAGGGCACATCGCGCCGGACCAGGCGCCGCCAGGTCCAGGCGAAGGTGGTGGCATCCCCTTCTGAGCCGCTGGCATACTTTCCCGACCATCTGGCTGATTTCTATCAATTGCTTAAGTCGGACTATGAAGAGCTTCGCCGTGCCAATCGTATCATCTTCTATGAGACGCGGGTCATTGTCTGGCTCTGCGTGATTGTGGCTTTGGTGATTATGTTCAGGGCCTCCGTTGTGGGTGGCTCGATTCTCTCGGTGGCGACGCTGCTGGTAAGCCTGATTGGTAAGCTGATCAAGGTTAAGAGCAGCGAGCGGGAGGATCTGGGAAAGCGGCTGGAGGCGCTGCGCCTGACGACGTTGGAGATTGAACGCATCTGTCTCAGTTTGCATCTGGCCCGCTCCATTAGCGATCAGCAGCGCCGTGATCGGCTGCTGGAGGAGCTGGCGGAGGAGCGGGGCCTGACCAGCGAAGAGGCGAGGCAGTCCCCTGCTGCCGGTTCTCCTATTGCCGACCAGGAGCCTGGGATGCAGCAGTTTCCGCCCCAGGAAGGGCGGACCTAGCGCGTTGCGACTAAGGCAGAGAGTGAACAGCCGCAGCATTCCCCGGATCTCCTTTAAGGACGAGCAAGAGGAGCGAAGGTCGAGTACCCAGGCCAGGGTGGGCCTTCGCTCCTTGCTTGTCCTGGTCGCGGTAAGGTGCCGGATGCAGCCGCTCACGGAGACTGGTGGGCTGCCCGGTCAGGAGGGGGGGCGGCGATGGTGTTGCGCAGGAGACCTAGCCCGGCGATCTCTAGCTCTACGACGTCGCCCGCCACCAGCCAGCGATGGCGCTCCTGGCCAAGTTCGAGCAGGCAGCCGCCGCCGCAGGTGCCGGAGCCCAGGATGTCGCCAGGGCGCAGGCGGACGTGCTGTGAGGCGCGCTCGATCATCTGGGGAAAGGTGTAGTGGATCTCCTGAAAGTTGGCTTCGGTCAGGAGGAGGCCATTGACGCGGGCGCGCATGGGGAGGTCGAAGCGCTCGTGGGCGCCGCTGCCACGGCGGTAGGGCTGCAGCTCGTCGGGCGTGACCAGGCAGGGACCGAAGGAGGTGGCGAAGTCTTTGCCTTTGGCAGGTCCCAGCTGGACGGCCATTTCCTGAAGCTGGAGGTCGCGCGCGCTCCAGTCGTTCATAATCATATAGCCTGCAATGTAGTCGGCAGCTTCCTCGGCGGCGATGTCCTGGCCCTTGCGCCCGATGACGGCGGCCATCTCTAGCTCATAGTCCAATGCCTGGCTGTGGCGTGGATAGGGAATCGCTTCGTCGTGCCCGTAGAGGGCCGAGGTGTTCGAGAAATAGAAGACAGGAATCTGGTACCATTGCGGCGGCACCTCCAGTCCGCTGCGGGCGCGGGCGTTGCGCACGTGGGCCTCGAAGGCGAAGAAGTCGCGGATGGTGGGAGGGGTGGGAATGGGCGGGCGCAGGTGGACCTGCTCCAGCGGGTAGGCCAGTCCTTCTTGACTTTGCAGCCATCTTGGTTCACGCTGGCTGGCCAGGGCGAAGGCAGCGCGCAGTCGCTCCCAGGCCGCTGCTCCTTGCTGAAGGAGGGCCAACACTGTGGAAGGAAGGGGCTCTTCGCTGCCTGCGCTGAGAGATCCGGCAGCCAAGCGACCAAGGGCGGCCAGGTCGAGAACGAGGCTGTTGAGGAGGACGCCGGCCCTCCCCTCGTCGCACGGTGCGGTGGGGTTGAGGACATAGGTTACCAGTTTCATGGGCTTCTACCTCCAGAGAGACCTCGGCTGGTGGGCCGAGTGGGGAAAGCAGTCGACTCGACGTGCTTGTGCTGATGCTGGCTGGGGTCCCTCTTCCTGCAGGAGGCCTCTCTATCTCCTTCTCTGCTGTGAGGGCCGGAGATGCGAGCGATGCTGAAGAAGGAGAAGAGAGGCTCAGCCTGACGCTGGCTTACGCGGGACGATCAGGAAGCCACTGCGGCCATGCTGGCGAAGAGCAAGGGCTTCTCCGGCTCGTTCTGGTCGCCGCTGAATTCGCGGTACATGGCGGCGACGTTCGCCACGATGCGCTCGCCATCGGTCCAGGTCGCGTAGCGGTCGAGGGGAATATCGCGGGCGGCCTCCAGAGCCGACAGGCCGGCCTCGTAGCGCTTGCGGGCCTCGTCATAGATGTACTGCAGGTAGCCCTTGAGTTCGCTGACGCCGTGCTGGTCGGTGATGGGGCCGTGGCCGGGAACGATGATTTCGGGGTCAAGCTGCAGGATCAGGTCGCAGGCACGCAGCCAGTTCGCCGTCGGGCCGGCCCACATGATGGGGTGGGCGCCGATGAAGAGGATGTCGCCGCTGAAGACCACGCGCTCGCTGGGGACGTAGACGATGATGTCGCCGCGGGTGTGGGCTGGTCCGACTTCGATCAGACGCACCTCTTTGCTGCCGACGTGCAGGGTAAGCTCGCCGCTGAAGGTGCGCGTCGGCGGGGTCAGGGTGATGTCGCTGAAGTCGAAGGCGCCGAAGGCCCGCTGCAGGAAGCGTTGCAGTTGGGGCAGGTTGGCTGTCTGGGTGAGCAGGGTGCGCAGGCGCTCGGGCGGCTCTTCTTGCATCTCGATGGCGGCTTGCCTGGAGGCAATGATCTGGGCATTGGCAACAAGCTGGTTGCCGTAGCAGTGGTCGCCGTTGGCGTGGGTGTTGACAACGGTGCCGATCTCGGCGGCGGCTGGCACGGCCCGTTTCATGGTCTCCAGCATCTGGCCGGTGAGCTTGAGGTCGAACAGGGTGTCGACGAGCAGGGTGGCCTGGCCGTCAACGATCAGCCCGGCGTTGCTCAGGCCCCAGGTGCCGGGCGGCTGTAGATAGGCATAGAGGTCGTGGCCGAGGTCGTGTAGTCCGCGGGTGTAGGCGAAGCTTGCCATGTCTTCTCTTTCCTCCCTTGTTGGTCTCCTGCCTGGCTGGCTGGCTGGGTCCCTGACGGTGCCGCCAGCCAGACCTTCCTTGGGCCTGGTAGCCCCAAGGCGGAGGTGCTATTGTGAACTCCCTGATCCTTTCCTTGCTGGTCCTGATACAGTATCGCACGTCTTCCCAGCCTTGGCGAGGGGAATCGTTATGTGCTGGCCGCTCGGGCCTTCTCCTTGCTGAGGACGACTTTCCATGCTCGCTGCTGGGAAAGGTCATTATGACCTATCTATATCGAAAAAAATAAATTTAACATGGGCAAAATTGGGGCATATAACTATTGATCTTCGCCACTTATGCTGATATAATAGGTCACTGTGAGTGATCTCCGTTATCGGTTCTACCAGCTACCTGGAACTGGCTGACGATAAGCCCCGACCTGTTCCTGCGGAGGGACATGGGTCGTCTGCTGCTTTCGTTGGCGGTACACTTGTGCTAAGAGAACGAGTAAAGGGAGGTAAAGGGCATGGTACAAGCAACAAGGCCGGCAAGCGGTCTGGGGCGCGGGACGAATCCCTGGCTGGCGCTGCTGGCGATGATGTTCGGGCTGTTTATGGCCCTGTTGGATCTGTCGATTGTGACGATTGCTTTGCCGGCCATTGTGCAACAGTTGCAGACCGATCTGACGATGGCTGGCTGGGTGTTGGATGCCTATAGCCTGGTGTTCGCTGTGCTGCTGGTGACCGTGGGGCGCCTGGCCGATCTGTTCGGGCGCAAGTGGATCTTTATGGCTGGGATGGCGGTCTTTATGCTGGGGTCGCTGCTCTGTGGACTGGCTCCTTCGATCGGCTGGTTGATTGGCTTCCGGGCGTTTCAGGCTGTGGGGGCGGCGGTGCTGAATCCCGTCAGTCTGGCCATTTTGATGGCCATCTTCCCCCGCGAGCAGCGGGGGGCGGCGGTCGGCCTCTGGGGTGCGGCGGCTGGTCTGGCTACGGCCCTTGGCCCGGTCCTGGGCGGGCTGATTGTCCAGACGCTGAGCTGGCGCTGGATTTTTTACGTCAATTTGCCGTTCTGCCTGGTTGGGCTGGTCCTGGTCTGGCTCTGGGTGCCGGAGACGCGCGAGGTGCGTCGGGATGGGCGCGCCGGGCGCCTGGATTGGTCCGGTTTGTTGTTGTTGAGTGTGGCCCTGTTCTCGCTGGTGCTGGCGGTGATGCAGGGCAATGATTGGGGGTGGGGTTCGCTGCCTACGCTGGCGCTCCTGGGCCTGGCCCTGGTCGGTCTGGCGGTCTTTGTCGGGGTCGAGCTGCGTGTGCGGGAGCCGATGGTCAACCTGCGCCTCTTCGGGATTCGTAGCTTCCTGCTCTCGGATGTGGCGATGTTGCTCTTCGGGGTGGCGATGCAGGGGGCCTTTGTGATGGCTGTCTTCTACTTTACCGAGCTGCGTGGCTACGGGCAGCTGGAGGCAGCCTATGCTTTGCTGCCGCTACCGCTGGCCTCACTAGTCCTATCGCTGCTGATGGGGGCTGTCGGGCGCCGCCTGCCGCCGCTCCTGGTGGGCCTGACGGGGCTGCTGCTGGTGGCGCTGGGGTTCACCCTGCTGGCGCTGGTGAGCGCCTCGGCGGGATCGCTCGACACGGCCTGGCGCCTGGCCTTGATTGGCGTGGGCATGGGCATGTGTTTCCAGAGCTTCCCCACCTTTGCTCTCAGCGAGGTGCCCCCGGCTCAGCTTGGGGTCGGCAGCGGGATTCTGAATACCTTCCGCCAGGTGGGCTTTGCGCTCGGGGTGGCTGTGCTGATTGCCCTCTTCACGGCCCAGCTTCAGCAGGATCTGCAGCAGGCCCAGCAGGAGAGCCTGCAGGTGGTGGCGAGCGATCAGCAGTTGCCGCCGGCTTTGCGCAGTCACCTGGTGACGGCCTTGCGGCAGGCACAGACGGGACAGACGGCGACACAGGCTCAGACGGGAGGTACAACGACGACGGTCGATTTGAGGCCACTGGCCCAGACGGTGCCTCCTGGCCCACAGCGGGAGGCTCTGCGTAGCCATCTGCAGATGTTGGGTGGGCGTATTAGCGCGATCTTCAAAGATGAGGTGATGGCGGCTTTTGCGGCGACGTGGTGGGCTTCTGCCGCCTTCGCTGCCCTGGGTCTGGGGTTGACGGCGCTGGCAGCTTTCTCGAGCAGGGGGAAGGGCCGCGCTCGTCAGGGCGCGCCCAGGGGCGGCGATGAGACGGTTATGGCTGAGGCGGGCGCCGTTTCCTAGCTGAGGATGGCCCTGCTCCTGTCAGACCCCACTGAGGTGGAGGGACTGGGGCCGGGCCTTCGGCTGGGCTGGTCCTGCGGCTCTGTCCCAAAGAGGGGCGAACAAACCGGCCCTGGCGCGTGGAGAAGAGGAGGAGTTGCACGCTGCCCTGCCCCGCGCGGCTCCGCTGGCTGAAGCCGGGAGCCTGGACTGCGAGCTGCCGCGGCTCGCTGCGAGGCCGCGGCTGGGTGGTTAGTTGTCGGACGCCACTTGCGGCTCTGGGCCGGCTGTGGTGGCTGCCTCTTCCTGGGCCAGGTGCTGCAGGACACCCTCGCGCAGCTGCTTGGCCCAGTACAGCTCAAGTTTCCATTGCTCGATCCAGTGGTACATGACGTTGAGGATGTGCTCAAGGCGCTCGGGGCTTCGGAGTGCTTCGTTGTCGTTGGCTTTCCGGAGGAGATCTTCAGCTTCGCGATAGATGTGTTGGATGTGCTCCTTACAGTAGCCGATGTAGTGCTCGATCAGCTGCAGGCGCTCGGCAGGGGTGAGGAATTCAAAGCCGGCCACTTTGTGGGCGAAGATTTCACGGTATTCCCCCAGGTTGGAAGTGGTGTCCATCATGCGCTGGTGGAAGCGCTGGCGCCCGGCTTCGGTGATGCGGTAGACGCGCGTTTGACGGTCGCCCTGCTGGAAGCTCCCGTTCTGCTCAACTTGAATAAGTCCCTGCTGCTCCAGCCGGGCCAGCAGCGGGTAGAGTCGGCCATGACTGAGGGTGGCGTAGGGGCCGATCATGTCGTTGATGATCTTGGCAATCAGGTAGCCGTGGGCCGGGCCTCGCATGAGGGTGAAGAGGATCAGTAGTTCATACAGCATAGGGTCCTCAGCATCTGGAATGGATCAGCTTTTCTTCTGTCAGTGTGCGGGCAGGGCGACGCTCCCTTCCTTACAGTATAATAGCAAACAGCGTCCCCTTCCTGATAGGGGCGCTTCCTTGCTTGTTCATT
This window contains:
- a CDS encoding magnesium transporter; this encodes MRDHSAEQGAGPSEEAEGTSRRTRRRQVQAKVVASPSEPLAYFPDHLADFYQLLKSDYEELRRANRIIFYETRVIVWLCVIVALVIMFRASVVGGSILSVATLLVSLIGKLIKVKSSEREDLGKRLEALRLTTLEIERICLSLHLARSISDQQRRDRLLEELAEERGLTSEEARQSPAAGSPIADQEPGMQQFPPQEGRT
- a CDS encoding fumarylacetoacetate hydrolase family protein, with protein sequence MKLVTYVLNPTAPCDEGRAGVLLNSLVLDLAALGRLAAGSLSAGSEEPLPSTVLALLQQGAAAWERLRAAFALASQREPRWLQSQEGLAYPLEQVHLRPPIPTPPTIRDFFAFEAHVRNARARSGLEVPPQWYQIPVFYFSNTSALYGHDEAIPYPRHSQALDYELEMAAVIGRKGQDIAAEEAADYIAGYMIMNDWSARDLQLQEMAVQLGPAKGKDFATSFGPCLVTPDELQPYRRGSGAHERFDLPMRARVNGLLLTEANFQEIHYTFPQMIERASQHVRLRPGDILGSGTCGGGCLLELGQERHRWLVAGDVVELEIAGLGLLRNTIAAPPPDRAAHQSP
- a CDS encoding MBL fold metallo-hydrolase, with amino-acid sequence MASFAYTRGLHDLGHDLYAYLQPPGTWGLSNAGLIVDGQATLLVDTLFDLKLTGQMLETMKRAVPAAAEIGTVVNTHANGDHCYGNQLVANAQIIASRQAAIEMQEEPPERLRTLLTQTANLPQLQRFLQRAFGAFDFSDITLTPPTRTFSGELTLHVGSKEVRLIEVGPAHTRGDIIVYVPSERVVFSGDILFIGAHPIMWAGPTANWLRACDLILQLDPEIIVPGHGPITDQHGVSELKGYLQYIYDEARKRYEAGLSALEAARDIPLDRYATWTDGERIVANVAAMYREFSGDQNEPEKPLLFASMAAVAS
- a CDS encoding PadR family transcriptional regulator, encoding MLYELLILFTLMRGPAHGYLIAKIINDMIGPYATLSHGRLYPLLARLEQQGLIQVEQNGSFQQGDRQTRVYRITEAGRQRFHQRMMDTTSNLGEYREIFAHKVAGFEFLTPAERLQLIEHYIGYCKEHIQHIYREAEDLLRKANDNEALRSPERLEHILNVMYHWIEQWKLELYWAKQLREGVLQHLAQEEAATTAGPEPQVASDN
- a CDS encoding DHA2 family efflux MFS transporter permease subunit, whose protein sequence is MVQATRPASGLGRGTNPWLALLAMMFGLFMALLDLSIVTIALPAIVQQLQTDLTMAGWVLDAYSLVFAVLLVTVGRLADLFGRKWIFMAGMAVFMLGSLLCGLAPSIGWLIGFRAFQAVGAAVLNPVSLAILMAIFPREQRGAAVGLWGAAAGLATALGPVLGGLIVQTLSWRWIFYVNLPFCLVGLVLVWLWVPETREVRRDGRAGRLDWSGLLLLSVALFSLVLAVMQGNDWGWGSLPTLALLGLALVGLAVFVGVELRVREPMVNLRLFGIRSFLLSDVAMLLFGVAMQGAFVMAVFYFTELRGYGQLEAAYALLPLPLASLVLSLLMGAVGRRLPPLLVGLTGLLLVALGFTLLALVSASAGSLDTAWRLALIGVGMGMCFQSFPTFALSEVPPAQLGVGSGILNTFRQVGFALGVAVLIALFTAQLQQDLQQAQQESLQVVASDQQLPPALRSHLVTALRQAQTGQTATQAQTGGTTTTVDLRPLAQTVPPGPQREALRSHLQMLGGRISAIFKDEVMAAFAATWWASAAFAALGLGLTALAAFSSRGKGRARQGAPRGGDETVMAEAGAVS